In Candidatus Deferrimicrobium sp., the DNA window GTCGATGTCGAAGGCGTTGATCAGGAAAACGAAATCACGATCGACCCGGTACCGGTTCGGATCCTTCGGATGCACGACGATGAAGCCCATCATGCCCATCGCCATCTGCACCATCTCGTCGGCGTGGGGATGGTACATGAAGGTTCCGGAATGCTTCATGACGAACTCGTAGACCCAGGTCTTGCCCGCGGGGATATGAGGCTGGTTGAGGCCACCCACGCCGTCCATGCCGTTGGGCAGCAGGACGCCGTGCCAGTGGATCGTGGTGTGCTCGGACAGCTTGTTGGTGACGAAAATGCGCACCTTGTCCCCCTCGACGCATTCGATGGTCGGGCCGGGGCTTTGGCCGTTGTAGCCCCAGAGATTAGCCGTCATGCCGGGGGCGATTTCGCGCTTGACCGGCTCTGCGATGAGGTGGAATTCCTTCCAGCCGCCCTTCGTGCGCCAGGGCAGAGTCCAGCCGTTCAGCGTAACCACCGGCCGGTAGGGACGGCCGTCCGGGGGAACCAGCGGCTGCTGCGTCATCGCCTTGGTCCGGACCGGCGCCTCCGGCAGCGACGCCGCCTGCGCCTTGCTCACCAGCGCCGCGCCTACCACCGCGGCGCCCGATCCGAGGAGGAACTGTCGACGCGTCATCATATGGAAGTCTCCTGAATGTTTCTCAATGCCCGGCCAGTACCGGATTGGGCACCACGCCGCCGGGCACCATCGGCGCCCCGCCCCGCCGGCCCGTCGGTGAGCCGTTGAACGCTGCCTGAAGGTCGCTCTCCGAACGCCAGAAATCCCGCAGCGCCTCGATGTAGGCGCTGACGGCGCCGACCTGCTCGCGCGCATCGGCGAGCAGTTCGAAAGCGCTGATCAGCATCCCGTTGTACCGGAGCATGTTCTCCTCCGCGATCTTCTTCCGCAGAGGCACGATCTCATCACGGTAGCGCTTCGCGGTGTCATACGCGGTATGGTAGGCCGAGTACGCCTCCCGCACTTCCGAGCGGGCGATCACCGCCGTCTCGGCAACGCGGTGCAGCGCCTGCATGTAGACCGCCTCGGCCCTGGCCACGCGTGCCCCTCCCCAGTCGAAGATCGGGAGCTGCAGGCTCACCTCGAAGCCGCGCTTCCACGGCTCGGGGTCCTCCCGCGTGGCCGCGGGCCCGAGCTCGAGTACGTTGATGAAGCGGGTAGCCCGGGTGAGGCCGAGCGACCTGGCAATGCTCTCCGTTTCCAGCGCCGCCGCCCGGACATCCAGGCGCCCGGTCATGGCGCGCGCTTCGATGTCCCTGAATTCGGGCTTGTCCGCGGGCAGATCCGGCAGGCGCTCGGGGAGTTGGAAGCCGACGTCATCGACCGAAAGTCCCATCAGCCGTGTAAGGCGCTCTCGCCCGGCCACCGCCGCCTGCCTCGTCCGTGCCAGTCGCGCCTCCGTCTCGACGTGGAACACCTGCTCCCGCATCCGATCCAGCCGGTTGATGTTCCCCGCCTTCTCCATGCGGCTTGCGAGCTCGGAGGATGCCTCCGCCGCGACCTCCACCTGCTCAAGGAAGCGCATACGCTCCTCCGCCGCGACCGCGTCGATCCAGGCCTTGCGTGTTCCGGTCGCCACGGAGAGCATTTGCCCCGCCACCGCGAGCTTCACTTGCTCGAAGCGGTTGCGCTCGATCCGGGTCCGCAACGGGATGGTCAGAAGGTCGATGATCGGGAAGGTCAGCGCCCATTCGAGCTTGCGCTCATCGCCTGCCTCCGTCCGCAGATAGGCGAAGTGCGGGTTCGTCATCCGGCCGGCCTGAACAAGGTCGGCTTCGGCGATCCCCAGCTCCGCGTAGGTCGCCTGCAAACCCGGGTTGTTCAGGAGAGCGACCTGTACGGCGTTGTCGGCGGAAAGCGGCGAGGCCAGGAGTGTCTTTACGGTGGACCGGACGCTCCCGCGCGCACGGTCGTCGCGCTGCCATGTCACGTCCTTGTTCAGACGCTCCTTGGCGAACTGCTCGACCACCCCGAAGCCGCTGTCCTTGGAAAATGTCGCACAGCCGCTCAGGACTCCGGCGAAAACCAATGCAACGACAACGACGATCATTCCGGTGACCTTCCCGCCGCTCAATCTTTTCCGGCCCCGCTTCTTTCTGATGTTTGATTCCTCTGGGTAAATTTGGATTCCCTTTTTTAACCACGGGATTGTGCCATCCGGAGAATTGGCTGGGACGATCATTTTAATATCGCACGGTTACGTAACCAACGACGGGGGATGAGCGAGTTTGAATGCCCGTCCCAGAAGAATATCCTTCACAAT includes these proteins:
- a CDS encoding TolC family protein, whose product is MSGGKVTGMIVVVVALVFAGVLSGCATFSKDSGFGVVEQFAKERLNKDVTWQRDDRARGSVRSTVKTLLASPLSADNAVQVALLNNPGLQATYAELGIAEADLVQAGRMTNPHFAYLRTEAGDERKLEWALTFPIIDLLTIPLRTRIERNRFEQVKLAVAGQMLSVATGTRKAWIDAVAAEERMRFLEQVEVAAEASSELASRMEKAGNINRLDRMREQVFHVETEARLARTRQAAVAGRERLTRLMGLSVDDVGFQLPERLPDLPADKPEFRDIEARAMTGRLDVRAAALETESIARSLGLTRATRFINVLELGPAATREDPEPWKRGFEVSLQLPIFDWGGARVARAEAVYMQALHRVAETAVIARSEVREAYSAYHTAYDTAKRYRDEIVPLRKKIAEENMLRYNGMLISAFELLADAREQVGAVSAYIEALRDFWRSESDLQAAFNGSPTGRRGGAPMVPGGVVPNPVLAGH